One stretch of Oceanipulchritudo coccoides DNA includes these proteins:
- a CDS encoding type II toxin-antitoxin system RelE family toxin has product MESENAQTLSRRARGLYQVTFSDHSMRELNKLPVENQLDLVDKISNVTPAQLSEPDEAIGRFHREGITYYRVRAGDFRCYFEIKGDTLYAHYILHKNSLTDFIYRNKLPVTTETMVEQHKSFWKYLETLKKNDPS; this is encoded by the coding sequence ATGGAATCCGAAAATGCCCAGACCCTTTCCCGCCGAGCCCGCGGCCTCTATCAAGTGACCTTCAGTGACCACTCGATGCGCGAGTTGAACAAACTCCCGGTCGAGAACCAGTTGGACCTCGTTGACAAGATTTCCAACGTCACTCCTGCCCAGTTGAGCGAGCCGGACGAAGCCATCGGACGCTTCCACCGTGAAGGCATTACCTATTACCGGGTCCGTGCCGGCGATTTCCGCTGCTATTTTGAGATCAAGGGCGACACCCTTTACGCCCATTACATTCTGCACAAGAACTCCCTGACCGACTTTATTTACCGCAACAAACTTCCGGTCACGACCGAGACCATGGTCGAACAGCACAAGTCTTTCTGGAAATATCTCGAAACGTTGAAAAAGAACGATCCTTCGTGA
- a CDS encoding glycogen/starch/alpha-glucan phosphorylase, with the protein MPTKKPAQKKASKAKTGTPKPSFNFNTHMTVEGIKSSILNHLKFTLARDTGTATQRDWWISTCHAVHDRILERFIRTMGEHNDQNVRRVYYLSLEYLMGRMMRNNVWNAGLYDITKQALAELDLSLEELEELEEDMGLGNGGLGRLAACFLDSLATLEYPAVGYGIYYEFGMFRQKFENNEQVERPDSWRKFGCPWEIVRPEYTKTVRLYGRVEMRFDSLGNPAPVWSDTVEVNGLPYDIPISGYNVGTVNFLRLWEARSSQDFDFDVFNEGGYIEAVQDKAEAETISKVLYPNDNSESGKELRLVQQYFFVSCSIQDIIRRWRKLNSDWDSFPEKATIQLNDTHPAITVAELMRILVDEEGLEWDRAWDITREVCNYTNHTLLPEALERWSVPLFEKVLPRHLQIIFEINRRFLEDEVEAKWPGDDGMKEKLSLVEEGNPQMLRMAYLSVVGSGYVNGVAAMHTELLKKDLFPEFNALYPGKIQNKTNGITPRRWLLASNPDLGALITETIGDGWASDLDKLRALEPHAKKAKFREKFRAIKHANKVALAKLVWSECGIEISPDAIFDVQIKRLHEYKRQHLNLLHILHLYRKLLQDPNFDMHPRVFIFGAKAAPGYAMAKTIIRAINAVAAKINNDERIGGKLKVVFMPNYRVTLAESLIPAADVSEQISTAGKEASGTGNMKFALNGALTIGTLDGANVEILEEVGDDNIFIFGLNVDEVQALWNGGYNPYDRYFNDENLRAIVDWIGSNFFTPDHPDALVPIKDSLLDGGDPYLVLEDFAAYVEAQERVDKAYRDQDNWTRMAILNTARVGKFSSDRTIHQYAEEIWKLTPVKVSMNGDPV; encoded by the coding sequence ATGCCAACCAAGAAACCAGCCCAGAAAAAAGCGTCCAAGGCCAAGACTGGTACGCCCAAGCCATCCTTCAACTTCAACACGCACATGACAGTGGAAGGCATCAAGTCCTCCATTCTCAATCACCTGAAGTTCACTTTGGCCCGGGATACCGGGACTGCCACACAGCGGGATTGGTGGATTTCCACCTGTCACGCCGTCCACGACCGGATCCTTGAGCGCTTCATCCGCACCATGGGTGAGCACAATGATCAAAACGTGAGGCGCGTCTATTATCTCAGCCTGGAATATCTGATGGGCCGGATGATGCGCAACAACGTCTGGAACGCGGGACTTTACGATATCACGAAGCAGGCCCTTGCCGAGCTCGACCTCTCCCTTGAGGAACTGGAGGAACTTGAGGAGGACATGGGATTGGGCAACGGAGGCCTTGGCCGCCTGGCTGCCTGCTTCCTTGATTCATTGGCCACGCTGGAGTATCCGGCGGTCGGCTACGGGATCTACTATGAATTCGGTATGTTCCGTCAGAAATTTGAGAACAACGAGCAGGTGGAGCGCCCCGATTCGTGGCGAAAGTTTGGTTGTCCATGGGAAATTGTCCGGCCTGAGTATACAAAGACAGTTCGTTTGTATGGCCGAGTGGAAATGCGATTTGACAGCCTTGGAAACCCGGCCCCGGTGTGGTCGGACACGGTCGAAGTGAATGGCCTGCCGTATGATATTCCAATCAGTGGCTACAATGTCGGAACAGTTAATTTCCTCCGTTTGTGGGAAGCGCGTTCCTCGCAGGATTTCGATTTTGATGTCTTCAACGAGGGTGGCTACATTGAGGCTGTCCAGGACAAGGCGGAAGCAGAAACCATTTCCAAGGTGCTCTACCCGAATGATAATTCGGAATCGGGCAAGGAGTTGCGATTGGTCCAGCAGTACTTCTTTGTTTCCTGCTCGATCCAGGATATCATCCGACGCTGGAGAAAATTGAACAGTGACTGGGACAGCTTCCCGGAGAAGGCGACCATCCAGCTCAATGATACGCACCCCGCGATTACGGTCGCTGAACTGATGCGCATCCTCGTCGACGAGGAAGGGCTCGAATGGGATCGCGCATGGGACATTACCCGCGAGGTTTGCAACTACACAAACCACACACTTCTCCCGGAAGCGCTTGAACGGTGGAGCGTCCCGCTTTTTGAAAAGGTCCTGCCAAGGCACCTGCAGATCATCTTTGAAATCAACCGTCGCTTTCTCGAGGACGAAGTTGAGGCCAAGTGGCCCGGTGACGATGGGATGAAGGAGAAGCTCTCGCTTGTTGAGGAAGGCAATCCGCAAATGCTCCGAATGGCCTACCTGAGTGTAGTGGGAAGTGGATACGTGAATGGAGTGGCAGCGATGCATACGGAACTCCTGAAAAAGGATTTGTTTCCGGAGTTTAATGCCCTCTATCCCGGCAAGATCCAGAACAAGACCAACGGGATCACACCGCGGCGCTGGTTGTTGGCCAGCAATCCGGATCTGGGAGCACTGATCACGGAAACAATCGGTGATGGCTGGGCCTCCGATCTCGACAAACTCCGCGCCCTTGAACCGCATGCGAAGAAGGCGAAGTTCCGCGAAAAGTTCCGTGCGATCAAGCATGCCAACAAGGTTGCCTTGGCAAAGCTTGTCTGGTCCGAATGCGGGATTGAAATTTCCCCCGATGCGATCTTTGACGTGCAGATCAAGCGACTGCATGAATACAAGCGGCAGCATCTGAACCTGTTGCATATCCTCCACCTCTACCGGAAGCTGTTGCAGGACCCGAACTTTGACATGCATCCGCGGGTCTTCATCTTCGGCGCCAAGGCGGCACCCGGATATGCGATGGCAAAAACCATCATCCGGGCGATTAACGCGGTGGCAGCGAAGATCAACAACGACGAGCGGATTGGCGGTAAGCTCAAGGTGGTATTCATGCCAAACTACCGCGTGACTTTGGCCGAGAGCCTGATCCCGGCGGCTGATGTTTCCGAGCAGATTTCGACCGCGGGTAAGGAAGCCAGTGGAACCGGTAATATGAAGTTCGCCCTTAACGGGGCCTTGACCATTGGAACCCTCGACGGAGCCAACGTTGAAATCCTCGAGGAAGTCGGTGATGATAATATTTTTATCTTCGGCCTTAATGTGGATGAGGTGCAGGCGTTGTGGAATGGCGGATATAATCCTTACGACCGTTACTTTAATGACGAGAACTTGCGCGCGATTGTCGATTGGATCGGCTCGAATTTCTTTACGCCTGACCATCCCGACGCACTTGTGCCCATCAAGGATTCCCTTCTAGACGGTGGGGATCCCTATCTGGTCCTCGAGGACTTTGCGGCTTATGTCGAGGCTCAGGAGCGGGTGGACAAGGCTTACCGTGATCAGGATAACTGGACGCGCATGGCAATTCTCAACACCGCGCGAGTGGGCAAGTTTTCCAGTGATCGCACTATTCACCAATACGCGGAAGAGATCTGGAAACTCACCCCGGTGAAAGTATCGATGAACGGTGACCCGGTTTAA
- a CDS encoding methyltransferase domain-containing protein encodes MESAPGESDAFWEGRWQSGHTPWDHGRPAPPFAEFVQNEGAPTGEILIPGAGSGHDVRFFAELGARVTGLDIAPSAIEVAQARNPCPGARYMLGDILNPAPELHRQFDWVVEHTCLCAMEPKFWPAYAAAIPKLLRPGGHFLALFYRNPHDDAGPPFGIDEATIESLFEPRFSLLKAGVPKQAYESRAGREELRLYRLSD; translated from the coding sequence ATGGAATCAGCACCCGGCGAATCAGATGCATTCTGGGAAGGCCGCTGGCAATCCGGGCACACCCCTTGGGATCACGGGCGCCCGGCACCGCCATTTGCGGAATTTGTCCAGAACGAAGGCGCCCCGACAGGGGAGATCCTCATTCCCGGAGCCGGCTCAGGGCACGATGTTCGTTTTTTTGCCGAGCTGGGCGCACGTGTAACCGGCTTGGACATCGCCCCGTCAGCCATTGAAGTGGCCCAGGCGAGGAATCCGTGTCCGGGCGCACGGTACATGCTGGGCGACATTCTCAATCCTGCGCCTGAGCTGCACCGTCAATTTGATTGGGTTGTTGAGCATACCTGCCTGTGTGCCATGGAACCGAAGTTCTGGCCGGCATACGCTGCGGCGATTCCTAAGCTGCTCCGGCCCGGGGGGCACTTCCTGGCATTGTTCTACCGTAATCCGCACGATGACGCCGGTCCGCCCTTCGGCATTGACGAAGCGACGATCGAGTCATTGTTCGAGCCCCGCTTCTCGCTCCTCAAGGCAGGTGTCCCGAAGCAAGCCTATGAATCGCGGGCAGGCCGTGAGGAACTGCGGCTTTACAGGCTGAGTGATTAA
- a CDS encoding DUF3108 domain-containing protein has product MGRIRSVILAALGCGLACGCMGAEKSGTIDPLTIKNAPVFSAGEELTYKLGWGFFRVADSTLSVNPGFYEEQPALKVTLETETNLFADAFYKVRNLSTSWISPEVTHAFEFSAVQKESTRNRDTVATFKPVELTARYRNNLNGSERDEIKIEPGTFDPLGIVYFVRCLDFKVGDDILVPTSNGKEFFYTVVHVVKKVKRKFALGKREAFLLEPDIKDVGGVFKRSEGGRIRFYFSADEEKLPLRMESQVAVGSFWAELTEVKKAVSNP; this is encoded by the coding sequence ATGGGTCGAATTCGTTCAGTGATTCTTGCAGCCTTGGGCTGTGGACTCGCCTGTGGTTGTATGGGCGCGGAAAAGTCTGGGACAATCGATCCACTTACGATCAAGAATGCGCCCGTTTTCAGTGCCGGCGAGGAGTTGACCTACAAGCTCGGGTGGGGGTTCTTTCGCGTTGCGGATTCAACCCTTTCCGTGAACCCGGGTTTCTACGAGGAGCAACCGGCCCTGAAAGTCACACTCGAGACGGAGACCAATTTATTTGCCGATGCGTTCTACAAAGTGCGCAATCTCAGCACCAGCTGGATCTCCCCCGAAGTCACCCATGCCTTTGAATTCAGCGCTGTGCAAAAGGAAAGCACACGCAACCGGGATACAGTGGCAACCTTCAAGCCGGTGGAATTGACGGCCCGGTACCGGAACAACCTGAACGGGAGCGAGCGCGACGAAATCAAGATCGAGCCCGGTACTTTCGATCCGTTGGGCATTGTTTATTTTGTCCGCTGTCTGGATTTCAAAGTTGGCGACGACATTCTTGTTCCGACAAGTAACGGGAAGGAATTTTTCTACACGGTTGTCCATGTGGTGAAGAAAGTGAAACGGAAGTTTGCACTCGGGAAACGTGAGGCCTTTTTACTGGAGCCCGATATCAAGGATGTGGGCGGTGTCTTTAAACGATCAGAGGGTGGCCGGATCCGTTTCTATTTCAGTGCGGATGAAGAAAAGCTGCCTCTGCGAATGGAAAGCCAGGTAGCGGTCGGCAGCTTCTGGGCGGAGCTGACAGAGGTTAAAAAAGCCGTTTCCAACCCCTAG
- a CDS encoding nuclear transport factor 2 family protein translates to MDSPPYQKLLAETEAAAQAAPAPGSPAEAEALGRFQTFFENMTPEQVANTVAQVYAPQAWLYDTLVLHHGIDEIKPYFIKTAERAAGVRVEVLDILRSGHDFYLKWSMDIDWSAFKKGKTTRSFGMSHLRFNDSGQVIMHYDFWDSTNGFFEHLPIIGAVIKWIKQKVATGS, encoded by the coding sequence ATGGACTCGCCGCCTTATCAAAAACTACTCGCCGAGACGGAAGCCGCCGCGCAGGCCGCTCCCGCGCCGGGCTCACCTGCCGAAGCGGAAGCGCTTGGCCGCTTCCAGACCTTCTTTGAAAATATGACCCCGGAGCAGGTTGCGAATACAGTGGCACAGGTTTACGCACCACAAGCATGGCTCTACGATACCCTCGTCCTTCATCACGGGATTGATGAGATCAAGCCCTACTTTATCAAGACCGCCGAACGCGCTGCCGGTGTCCGGGTGGAGGTTCTTGATATCCTCCGCAGCGGGCATGACTTCTATTTAAAGTGGTCCATGGATATCGATTGGTCGGCCTTTAAGAAAGGAAAGACAACCCGCTCCTTCGGCATGTCCCACTTGCGCTTTAACGACTCCGGACAAGTCATCATGCATTATGATTTCTGGGACAGTACCAACGGCTTTTTCGAGCACCTGCCTATAATTGGTGCCGTCATCAAGTGGATTAAGCAAAAGGTCGCGACAGGCTCTTAA
- the pssA gene encoding CDP-diacylglycerol--serine O-phosphatidyltransferase, with amino-acid sequence MNAPVEEQPDPVESSKKADYIPLYSDSGEASKIYLLPNLMTAGNLFCGFVAIIRCIQAKFASTTEGLNADFIETIARTPSQLYEQAVWFILAAVVFDMLDGRMARMTQKESLFGKEFDSLADVVSFGVAPALLVFFVLLTPTADFPLVRTIGGLVGFFYLLCAAVRLARYNVITTPLLPQAEAFPKDDFLGLPVPAAAGMVSSIVLVLNRFDLPAGALFLPILMILIAVLMVSNIHYPSLKTLGTHSRIDFRGFILLLLVFTGIFLFHFLGVAILFLGYIFFGLIRHFRRGRPERVKSTP; translated from the coding sequence GTGAATGCGCCCGTAGAGGAACAGCCTGATCCCGTAGAGTCTTCCAAAAAGGCTGACTACATTCCCCTCTACTCTGACTCGGGAGAAGCGAGCAAGATCTACCTCCTCCCGAACCTGATGACCGCCGGTAATCTTTTCTGCGGGTTTGTCGCCATCATCCGCTGTATCCAGGCCAAGTTTGCCTCGACCACCGAGGGCCTCAACGCGGATTTCATCGAGACTATCGCCCGGACGCCAAGCCAATTGTATGAGCAGGCCGTTTGGTTTATTCTTGCGGCTGTTGTTTTTGACATGCTGGACGGCCGGATGGCTCGCATGACCCAGAAGGAGTCACTCTTTGGGAAGGAGTTCGACTCGCTGGCAGATGTCGTGTCTTTCGGCGTTGCCCCAGCCTTGCTGGTCTTTTTTGTCCTTCTTACCCCGACTGCTGATTTTCCTTTGGTTCGGACAATTGGCGGCCTGGTGGGTTTCTTTTACCTTCTTTGTGCGGCTGTGCGCCTGGCTCGCTACAATGTCATCACGACCCCGCTTCTTCCTCAGGCCGAAGCCTTTCCCAAGGATGATTTTCTCGGTTTGCCGGTTCCCGCCGCAGCGGGCATGGTCTCATCCATTGTTCTTGTCCTGAACCGCTTTGACTTGCCTGCGGGCGCTCTTTTTCTCCCGATCCTGATGATCCTCATCGCGGTCCTGATGGTCTCCAACATCCATTACCCGAGCCTGAAAACCCTTGGAACCCACAGCCGAATTGATTTCCGTGGTTTCATCCTTCTCCTACTGGTCTTTACGGGGATTTTCCTCTTTCACTTTCTTGGCGTGGCTATCCTCTTTCTCGGCTATATTTTCTTTGGCCTCATCCGGCACTTTCGCCGAGGCAGACCCGAGCGCGTAAAATCCACCCCTTAA
- the dnaN gene encoding DNA polymerase III subunit beta, translating to MKFKINRDHFTSGLQQVLNVVGTRATMPILGNVLIEASEDLISLTTTNLDLGIRCKIKANVSEPGSLTLPVRKLASIIREMPSLEVELETYSNNQAKITSGSSLFRVMGIGGDEFPPLPSFADQHSYLLRQDDLQRMLKSVSYAQSADETRYIMNGVFFNFEDQQLTLAATDGRRLAVISKEVEVSEENAGHLILPAKTVQEVERLLGKGDNVRIAFNERQVAFEISSDEDAEDSGLVDSIYLVSKVVEGNYPNYRQVIPKGNDRHIKLNRENFANCVRRAALVTSEKNHSVKVHVQDNVLEVTGQSPEFGESNVSLNVEYDGPEITVAFNPQFVLDPLRALSRDEVIFEFKDELSPGVIRTPDSFLCVIMPLRLN from the coding sequence ATGAAATTTAAAATCAATCGCGACCACTTTACGAGCGGACTTCAGCAAGTTCTCAATGTTGTAGGCACCCGGGCAACCATGCCAATTCTTGGGAATGTGCTTATTGAAGCCTCTGAAGACCTGATTTCCCTTACCACGACTAACCTGGATCTGGGCATCCGCTGCAAAATCAAGGCCAACGTCTCCGAGCCGGGGTCGCTCACCCTGCCCGTTCGCAAGCTGGCCAGCATCATCCGGGAAATGCCTTCCCTGGAGGTTGAACTGGAAACCTATTCCAATAATCAGGCCAAAATCACCAGCGGCTCATCGCTCTTCCGTGTCATGGGTATCGGCGGTGATGAGTTCCCTCCCCTTCCAAGCTTTGCCGATCAACACAGCTACCTGCTGCGCCAGGATGACCTCCAGCGGATGCTCAAAAGCGTCTCCTATGCGCAATCGGCCGATGAGACCCGCTACATCATGAATGGCGTGTTTTTTAACTTTGAGGACCAGCAGCTGACGCTGGCCGCCACCGATGGACGCCGGTTGGCCGTCATTTCCAAGGAAGTGGAAGTTTCCGAGGAAAATGCCGGACATCTGATCCTGCCGGCGAAGACCGTTCAGGAAGTTGAGCGCCTTCTCGGTAAGGGGGACAATGTCCGCATTGCCTTCAACGAACGGCAGGTCGCCTTCGAAATTTCCTCCGATGAGGATGCGGAAGATTCCGGGCTGGTCGACTCCATCTACCTTGTGTCGAAAGTGGTAGAGGGAAATTACCCGAATTACCGGCAGGTAATCCCCAAGGGCAACGACCGCCACATCAAGTTGAATCGCGAAAACTTCGCCAACTGTGTGCGCCGGGCCGCCCTTGTGACCAGTGAGAAAAACCACTCGGTGAAGGTGCACGTCCAAGACAATGTGCTTGAGGTGACAGGCCAAAGCCCTGAGTTCGGCGAATCCAATGTTTCCCTCAATGTGGAATACGACGGGCCGGAAATCACGGTCGCCTTCAACCCGCAGTTTGTCCTCGACCCGCTCCGCGCGCTGAGCCGTGACGAAGTCATTTTTGAGTTCAAGGACGAGCTCAGCCCAGGCGTGATTCGTACGCCGGACAGCTTCCTCTGCGTCATCATGCCTTTGCGCCTTAACTAG
- a CDS encoding mechanosensitive ion channel family protein, with translation MNTEIWESLVSVKTGPFTLGELGLSFGIILATLFLRKVLARVLFANLKRLAGKTRWEHDDRFLDALESPTSTFILVLGVFLATIVLPFSTEWEDLVRTIFRGLSILIVFWGLFRITDVLVDIMADLSSKTGSDSFRGFGDLVKKSLRVFIIIVGAVMVIDNLGYNIGGILATLGIGGAAFAFAAKDTIANIYGSIALALDRPFQVGDWIQVGDRVDGDVEEIGLRSTKVRTWPKTVISIPNAVLANEMIDNWSRMPKRRVKQVVGVTYETSPETMEKIVQAIRTMLANDPDVNQEFTLVNWTDFGSSSLDILVYYFTTTTKWLEYMDVRQRINVKMANIVREHGSSVAFPTRTLYLEGEIAQQMAGGVRLPDDRGPQQPH, from the coding sequence ATGAATACAGAAATATGGGAATCATTGGTGTCGGTGAAGACGGGGCCCTTCACTCTCGGCGAGCTGGGTCTCAGCTTTGGAATTATTCTGGCCACGCTCTTTCTCCGAAAAGTGCTGGCGCGTGTGCTCTTTGCCAATTTGAAACGGCTGGCCGGAAAGACACGCTGGGAACATGACGACCGGTTTCTGGACGCCCTGGAGTCGCCAACCTCGACCTTCATCCTGGTGCTGGGGGTTTTCCTCGCGACCATCGTCCTTCCCTTTTCGACAGAATGGGAAGACCTCGTTCGCACGATTTTTCGGGGGCTTTCCATTCTCATCGTTTTCTGGGGGCTGTTCCGCATCACCGATGTGCTCGTCGATATCATGGCAGACCTCTCCTCAAAGACAGGCAGTGACAGCTTCCGGGGCTTTGGCGACCTGGTAAAAAAATCCTTGCGGGTCTTCATCATCATTGTCGGTGCGGTGATGGTAATCGACAACCTCGGTTACAATATCGGCGGCATCCTGGCCACGCTCGGGATTGGTGGAGCCGCCTTTGCCTTTGCGGCCAAAGACACGATCGCCAATATCTACGGTTCCATTGCGCTCGCCCTTGACCGGCCTTTCCAAGTGGGCGACTGGATTCAAGTGGGCGACCGCGTGGACGGTGATGTGGAGGAAATCGGCCTGCGCTCGACGAAAGTCCGTACCTGGCCGAAGACCGTTATTTCCATTCCCAACGCTGTCCTGGCCAATGAAATGATCGATAACTGGAGCCGCATGCCCAAGCGACGGGTTAAGCAGGTCGTCGGGGTCACGTATGAGACTTCTCCCGAAACCATGGAGAAAATTGTCCAGGCGATCCGCACCATGCTGGCCAATGATCCTGACGTGAATCAGGAATTCACACTCGTCAACTGGACAGATTTCGGAAGCAGCTCACTGGATATCCTGGTCTACTATTTCACCACTACGACCAAGTGGTTGGAGTACATGGATGTCCGCCAACGGATTAATGTGAAAATGGCCAACATTGTGCGCGAGCATGGTTCCAGCGTGGCCTTCCCGACCCGGACGCTATATCTCGAGGGCGAAATTGCCCAGCAGATGGCCGGTGGAGTCCGTTTGCCGGATGACCGGGGTCCACAGCAACCGCATTAA
- a CDS encoding NUDIX domain-containing protein, producing the protein MPNHRHIRSAARAVVICDGSLLATKMRDSRGVYYILPGGGQQHGETLEEAVKRECLEEVGLKVKVVRMLYVREYIGKNHDFSKRHKAFHQLEHVFLCEVEDPSKACPGHETDNYQVGVSWLSIEALQNIRFYPEAIKEYFRSGKPEFPDTYLGDCN; encoded by the coding sequence ATGCCCAACCATCGACATATCCGCAGTGCAGCAAGGGCCGTCGTCATTTGCGACGGGTCCCTGCTGGCGACCAAAATGCGCGATAGCCGGGGGGTTTACTACATTCTCCCCGGAGGTGGCCAACAGCACGGAGAGACCCTTGAGGAAGCGGTAAAACGGGAGTGTCTTGAAGAAGTGGGCCTGAAGGTGAAGGTCGTCCGGATGCTTTACGTGCGCGAGTATATCGGCAAGAACCATGATTTTTCCAAACGGCACAAGGCCTTCCATCAGCTTGAGCATGTCTTCCTCTGCGAAGTGGAAGATCCTTCCAAGGCTTGTCCGGGACATGAAACCGACAATTACCAGGTCGGCGTGAGTTGGCTTTCAATCGAGGCCCTGCAGAACATTCGCTTCTATCCGGAAGCCATCAAGGAGTACTTCCGCTCGGGCAAACCCGAGTTTCCGGACACGTATCTGGGCGATTGCAACTAG
- the cysD gene encoding sulfate adenylyltransferase subunit CysD: MHRSYTITHLEHLESEAIFILREVAAQFQNPVLLFSGGKDSICVAHLARKAFWPSRVPFPLMHVDTGHNFEETIEFRDRFVAEMGARLEVASVQDSIDKGRVVEEKGPNASRNGLQTVTLLDAIEGNGFDAAIGGARRDEEKARAKERFFSHRDDFGQWDPKNQRPELWNLFNGKMNPGEHFRVFPLSNWTEMDVWQYIKRESIDLPSIYFSHKRKVIERGGTLMALTDFITVQDGEEVFEEVVRFRTVGDATCTGCTRSKASSVDDIIAEVAAARQTERGTRADDRRSETAMEDRKKQGYF; the protein is encoded by the coding sequence ATGCATAGATCCTATACAATCACGCATTTGGAGCACCTTGAATCGGAGGCGATTTTCATCCTCCGTGAAGTGGCGGCGCAATTCCAGAATCCGGTCCTGCTGTTTTCCGGCGGGAAGGATTCGATTTGCGTAGCGCACCTGGCGCGGAAGGCATTTTGGCCCTCGCGGGTCCCTTTTCCGCTGATGCACGTGGACACAGGGCACAATTTTGAGGAAACGATCGAATTCCGGGACCGGTTTGTGGCGGAAATGGGGGCGCGCCTTGAGGTGGCCTCCGTGCAGGACTCGATCGACAAGGGCCGGGTGGTCGAGGAAAAGGGCCCGAATGCCTCCCGCAACGGACTGCAGACCGTGACTCTTCTGGACGCGATTGAAGGGAATGGCTTTGATGCTGCGATTGGAGGCGCCCGCCGGGACGAGGAAAAGGCGCGGGCGAAAGAGCGGTTCTTCTCGCATCGTGACGATTTCGGCCAATGGGATCCGAAAAACCAGCGTCCGGAGCTCTGGAACCTGTTCAATGGAAAGATGAATCCCGGTGAACATTTCCGGGTCTTCCCGCTGTCCAATTGGACGGAAATGGACGTCTGGCAATACATCAAGCGGGAAAGCATCGATCTCCCGAGCATTTACTTTTCCCACAAACGCAAAGTAATTGAGCGCGGCGGGACACTCATGGCCCTGACCGATTTCATTACCGTCCAGGACGGCGAGGAAGTCTTCGAAGAAGTAGTCCGGTTCCGCACAGTTGGGGACGCCACCTGCACCGGCTGTACCCGTTCCAAGGCCAGCTCTGTTGATGATATCATTGCCGAAGTGGCGGCGGCACGGCAAACCGAGCGCGGGACCCGTGCCGATGACCGGCGCTCCGAAACGGCCATGGAAGACCGCAAAAAACAGGGCTATTTCTAA
- the cysC gene encoding adenylyl-sulfate kinase produces MDNIHTEFHRMLGREAKEALLKQHSTVYWLYGLSGSGKSTIANAFERELHKSGHLTQILDGDNIRSGLNSNLGFSDEDRAENIRRIAEVAKLYLHSGLITITSFICPTRELRLLARSHVGEADFVEVFVKASFETCAERDPKGLYAKASAGKIANFTGKDSAFEEPGDADDVLVLDTENQSVEDCVQSLLAVHKARQIPSA; encoded by the coding sequence ATGGACAATATTCATACTGAATTTCATCGAATGCTCGGACGAGAGGCCAAGGAAGCTCTCCTGAAGCAACATTCCACCGTGTACTGGCTCTACGGCCTTTCCGGTTCTGGAAAATCGACGATTGCCAACGCCTTTGAAAGGGAACTCCACAAATCCGGCCACCTGACGCAAATCCTTGACGGGGATAATATCCGTTCCGGGCTCAATTCCAACCTCGGGTTCTCCGATGAGGACCGTGCCGAGAATATCCGCCGTATCGCCGAGGTCGCCAAACTTTACCTGCACTCGGGACTGATCACAATCACCAGCTTTATCTGCCCGACAAGGGAGCTCCGCCTCCTTGCCCGGTCACACGTCGGTGAGGCCGATTTCGTTGAAGTCTTCGTCAAGGCCAGTTTCGAAACCTGTGCCGAGCGAGACCCAAAGGGCCTTTACGCCAAGGCCTCCGCCGGCAAGATTGCCAACTTTACCGGGAAGGATTCCGCCTTCGAGGAGCCTGGAGATGCCGACGATGTCCTTGTCCTCGATACCGAGAACCAATCCGTCGAGGATTGTGTCCAGTCACTCCTCGCCGTCCATAAGGCCCGGCAAATCCCTTCAGCTTAA